The stretch of DNA CACGCGGTAATACCACATCCAAGCTTCAGGATTAATTGGTTCGCCGACGGTTCCGAGTAAGCGCAAAGAAGACAGATTTCGAGCTTTAGGCAAGTGTTCGCCCATCTTGATAAACGCCCGAATTGCGGTAGGTGCCGTGTAGAAAATCGTTACGCCGTACTTTTCAATGACATCCCAGAAGCAACCAGGATTTGACGCTCGCGGCGCACCTTCGTACATGACCGTTGTCGCACCGTTGGAAAGAGGACCGTAAACAATATAACTATGTCCAGTAATCCAACCCACGTCAGCCGTACACCAATAAACATCAGTATCTTGCAGGTCAAAAATCCATTTAGTAGTGATGTGCGCGTACAAGTTGTAACCACCGGTGGTGTGTACGACTCCTTTAGGTTTACCCGTACTACCCGAAGTGTAGAGGATAAATAACATATCTTCGCTGTCCATCGGTTCAGCGGGGCAATCTGCTGAAACACCTTGTTGCAGATCGTGCCACCAATGATCGCGCCCTGGTAGCATTTGCACTTCTTGCCCAGTACGCCGCACAACTAAGACATTTTCGACACTGGTGACATCGCCACTGGCTAAGGCTTTATCAACTTGTTCTTTCAGCGGAACCGCCGTATCTTTGCGATAACCACCATCTGCTGTGACAACAACTTTAGCTTGCCCGTCGATTAAGCGATCGCGCAACGCTTCAGCGCTAAAACCACCAAAAACAACTGTATGCGGCGCACCAATTCGCGCACAGGCTAACATCGCAATTGCTGCTTCGGGAATCATCGGCATATAAATTCCGACGCGATCGCCTTTTTGCACGCCCAACTGCTTTAATACATTGGCAAATTGACACACTTCGCGATGTAGCTGCGCATAAGTTAACGTACGCGAGTCTCCTGGTTCGCCTTCCCAAATCAACGCTGCTTTGTTCTTACGCCAGGTTGTGAGATGACGGTCGAGACAGTTGTATGAAATATTAATCTTGCCGTTGACAAACCACTTCGCAAACGGCGGTTGCCAATCGAGTACTTTGTCCCACTTTTGAAACCAGTGCAACTCTTGTTCAGCAAGTTCTGCCCAAAATTTTTCTGGGTCAGAAGATGCTTTATCGTACAGTTGCTGGTAATCTTCTAGGCTCTTGATATGGGCATTTTGCGAAAATTCAGCTGGAGGATGAAATAAACGTTTTTCTTGCAGAATTGATTCGATTGTGAGAGACATAATTTCAATTGGCGTTGCTACTCAAAACCATTTTGCGCGTAGATTTGCTCGAAGTGTTTTGAATTTCTTTAAGCTTCAGAATTGTTTACTCGCATTTTGCGATCGCAGCTCGATCTTGGTCTGTTACCGATCCCGTTATCAATACTTAACTCACCGAGTGCAGCACACACCCCATAATGTAAGGATAACGAAGTGCGTGATTCTTGCCTCGCTACGGATTTCATGTCTAAAGGTTAATTACTTAAAGTATGGCAATTTGTTAAGATTCTGAGACTGATGTATTTATTGCGATTAGGTTTGCGAGTTCAGGTGCGAAAAATTATTAATGATAGACCAAGTTTTTAATTCTCCCTTCAATATAGGGATTGAGGCAACTTTAGTTTTAATTATCCTGATTTTTTTAGAATCAGTACTTTCTGCAGACAATGCTATTGCGCTAGCGGCGATCGCCCAAGGACTAGAAGATAAAAAGTTAGAACGCCAAGCACTCAACTTTGGTTTAATAGTCGCTTACGTCTTGCGGATTAGCCTAATTCTGACAGCGACATGGGTAACCAAGTTTTGGCAGTTTGAACTTTTAGGCGCTGCTTATTTACTTTGGCTGGTATTTCAGTATTTTACGTCTGATGACAATCCGGAACACGAACATCACGGTCCGCGCTTCGCGAACTTATGGCAAGCTATTCCGGTCATTGCCTTTACTGACTTAGCTTTTTCGCTCGATAGCGTGACAACAGCGATCGCGGTTTCGCAAGAAAAGTGGCTAGTCATTACAGGTGCCACAATTGGCATTATTACGCTGCGATTTATGGCAGGATTATTTATTCGTTGGTTAGATGAATTCGTTCACCTAGAAGACGCCGGTTACGTCACCGTAGCGCTAGTTGGCTTGCGATTGCTATTAAGAGTTGTCAACGAAGATTTAGTGCCACCTGAATGGTTGATGATTAGCGCGATCGCGATCGTCCTTGCCTGGGGATTTTCCCGGCGAACCAAACCTGAGATTGCTAACGACGAACCAGCACAAAATCAACGAGAAGTTGTGCAAGTCGGGGAATCTGAAGGAAATCAGCCTTAAAAAAGTAGAAGTATAAAAGCAGAAGGCAGAATATATTCGCCATCATACAGTAGGCTAAAGGGTTAAAGGCTCATCCAACTGCTGGTTTTCGAAGTGCCAGTACTTTCGCTTATAGGTTAAATGAATTTAAGGGCTCCAAATTATGCGGCAGTGGGAGGAATGATTTTCTAGAAGAATAACACCTTTTGCCTCCTGCCTCCTGCCTTCTGCCTTACTTTAGCTTATTTACTCTCGAATCCAGGAACTTAAACTAGATTGCCAACTCACAAGTTCTTCGTCTTTAAACCAGAGACTAACTTCTTGGGTTGCGGTTTCGGGAGCATCCGAACCATGAATAATATTGCGTCCAATATCAACGCCGAAATCACCGCGAATTGTTCCTGGCTCGGCGTTTAAAGGGTTTGTTGCACCAATCATTTTGCGGGCGGCGGCGATTACGCCATCACCTTCCCAAACCATCGCCACAACAGGACCAGAGGTAATAAAATCGACGAGTCCTGCAAAAAAGGGCTTTTCCCGATGAACGCCATAATGCTGTTCAGCAAGTTCGCGGCTAACTTGCATAAACTTTAAGCCAACAAGGGTAAACCCCTTTGCTTCAAAGCGGCTAATAATTTCGCCTACGAGTCCGCGTTGTACGCCATCGGGCTTAATGGCTAAAAACGTGCGTTCCAAGGTTATCTCCTGTAAAGATGAACAACAAAGCGATTAGCATATTAGCTGTTGAAATTTTAAAGCGTTCAGGAATCAACCTGAAGGTTAACCACAGGTTAAGTTTCAACGCTAACAGCTGAATATTACCGCCATACAACAACAAAAAACAGATTATCTTAGAAAGTCTCTCTTAGTTCAGAATTCGTTTTGAAATAGATGAGTTAAACTGGCTATTCGTGGGTGAAACTATACGAGGTCAAGACATAATGGGTGTTGAGTTAAGCACAAATTCAGCATTAGAGAGCCAGCCGCCTCTTGAACTCCAACCGCAGAAGCAGGAACAAGCTTCTGAAGCTAAAAAGGCAGCAGACAACGGATACAAAGCAAAGCCAAATCCTAAGAAGTCATTGTCAAATTCTCAAACCGAGTCTTTGCCACAGAGAAAATGGAAAATAGAGGACAGCGAAGCTCTATATCGAATTGATGGCTGGGGCGAACCTTACTTTTCCATCAATGCTGCTGGTCATGTGACAGTTTCCCCAAAAGGCGATCGCGGTGGCTCTTTAGATTTGTACGAGTTGGTCAACGCGCTCAAGCAGCGTAATTTATCACTACCATTGCTGATTCGTTTTTCAGATATTTTGGAAGATCGAATTCAGCGATTAAATGCTTGTTTTGCCAAAGCGATCGCGCGCTATAACTACCCTGGTGTTTACCGTGGCGTTTATCCTGTCAAGTGCAATCAACAAAAGCACTTAATCGAGGATCTCGTGCGATTTGGTCAACCGCATCAATTCGGTTTGGAAGCCGGATCGAAGCCGGAACTCATGATTGCTTTGGCTATGCTTAATACCCCTGGTGCGCTTCTCATCTGTAATGGTTATAAGGATCGCGAATACATCGAAATTGCCATGCTAGCGACACGCCTAGGGCAAACTCCGATCATTGTCTTAGAGCAGATAGAAGAAGTCGATCTCGTCATCAACGCGAGTCATCAGCTAGGAATTCGACCGATTTTAGGCGTGCGGGCAAAATTAAGTACGCAAGGAATGGGACGCTGGGGAACATCAAGCGGCGATCGCGCTAAATTTGGTCTGACGATTCCTGAAATTATTCAAGCAGTCGATAAGTTACGCGAAGCTAATCTTCTCGATTCATTGCAACTTCTTCACTTCCACATCGGTTCGCAAATTTCGGCAATTAACGTCATTAAAGATGCGATTCAAGAAGCTAGCCGTATTTATGTCGAGTTAGCTCAACTAGGGGCGAACATGAAGTATCTTGATGTCGGTGGTGGCTTAGGCGTAGACTACGACGGCTCGCAAACGAACTTCTACGCCTCGAAAAACTACAATATGCAAAATTATGCCAACGACATCGTTGCCGAGCTAAAAGACGCCTGTGCGGAGCGGAAAATGCCCGTACCAACACTGATTAGTGAAAGTGGTAGAGCGATCGCATCGCATCAATCGATTCTCATTTTTGATGTGCTGAGTACTTGTGATGTTCCTTCCGGTTCGCCCGAACCACCGCGTCCCGAAGAACCACCCCTAATTCACAACCTGTGGGAAACGTATCAATCGATCAACGTTGAAAACTACCAAGAAGCCTATCACGACATTACTCAATTCAAAGAAGAATCGATTAGCCGCTTTAACTTGGGGATTCTAAGCCTGACGGAACGCGCCCGTGTCGAGCGGATTTACTGGGCTTGCTGCGAGAAGATTATGAGCATTACACGCCAGCAAGAATACGTTCCAGATGACTTGGAAGAACTCGAAAAAATCATGGCTTCGATCTACTACGTCAATTTGTCGGTTTTTCAATCAGCACCGGATTGTTGGGCAATCGATCAGTTATTCCCCATCATGCCGATTCACCGCTTGGATGAAGAACCAACGCGACGCGGTATTCTAGCCGATTTAACGTGCGATAGTGATGGTAAGATTGACAAGTTTATTGACCTGCGGGATGTCAAGTCAGTTTTAGAGCTACACGCGTTCAAACCTGACGAACCCTACTACTTAGGAATGTTTCTCAGCGGTGCTTACCAAGAAATTATGGGCAACCTCCACAATTTGTTTGGTGACACAAATGCGGTTCACATTCAACTGACGCCCAAAGGCTACCAAATTGAGCACGTTGTTAAAGGTGACACGATGACTGAGGTTGTTGGTTACGTGCAGTATGACTCTGAAGATTTGGTAGAAAGTATCCGCCAGCGAACTGAGCAGGCGCTCGAAGAAAAGCGGATTACGCTTGCTGAATCGCAACGACTGCTACAAACTTATGAGCAGAGCTTGAGTCGATATACTTACTTGTCTCCGTAGATAGGAGTAGAGGAGCAGGGGAGAATTAATGACACCGATCGCTAGTCGCTAATCGCCATTTTCTTACTCCTCGCTCCTTGCCCTTAGTTGCCGTTTCCCAGCAATTCAACGATCGCGCGGTGTTCTAATGGCGGTTGTGAGGGTTGGGGATGGCGGGCGTCAGTAATCAACCAATCGAGAGCTGCGGCTTGCACGTCGATTGTTGCGCCATTTTTATCGACGCAATAACGTCCAAACACTAACTTATCAACCAAGCGAACTCCAGGTCCGAGACGAGAATAATCGAAAATCACGCTGTTATCGACCGTAGCGCCGCTGCAGATCCAGCAATTTGGGCCAATCATCGCTGGTCCAATAATTTTAGCGCCATCTTCGATGCGCGTCATACCGCCGATGTAAACAGGACCTGTAATATCAACTTTGTCCCAGTTCACTGCCACATTCAGTCCAGTGTAAATCCCTGGCGCAACTTCATGACCAGGAATCTCGACATTCTTGATTTCGCGCGAAAGAACACCGCGAATCGCGTGCCAATAGTCAGGGACTTTACCAATATCGACCCATTGAAAGTCCATCACTAATCCATAAAATGGCGCGCCGATTTCTACAAGTTTCGGGAATAATTGGCTACCAATATCGTACTGCTCGCCTGAAGGAATGTAATCTAAAACTTCTGGTTCAAAAATGTAGATACCTGTACTGATGTTGGTACTTAGCGCTTCTTCAACCGTCGGCTTTTCTTGGAAAGCTTTAACGCGCCCTGTATCATCGGTGACAACGATACCGTAACTGGAAACTTCCTCGCGGGGAACGGAGCGCATAATCACAGTCGCGATCGCACCTTTGGCTTTGTGCCATTTCACTGCGGCAGTGAGATCCAAGTCAATCAACGCATCACCGCACAATACCACAAATGTATCGTCGAAAAATGGGTAAAAATCCTGAATGCGCCGCATTCCTCCAGCCGATCCAATCGCTTCCCCCACTAATTCACCGTCTTCGATACGCCCTTCAAACGAGTACGCAATCTGTACGCCAAAACGCTGTCCGTCACGAAAATAACTTTCAATTTCACCAGCTAGGTGGCTAACGTTGACCATGATTTGGTCAAAACCGTGCTGGCGTAGCAATTCTAAAAGAAACTCCATCACTGGTTTTTGCAGGATGGGAATCATTGGCTTAGGAATTGTGTAAGTAATTGGACGCACTCGTGTTCCTTTGCCAGCCGCCAAAATCATGGCTTTCATAAATATTTGCTCCTCAACCTCATATTTTTATACCTAAGTTAACGGATTGATACTTAATAATCGCTTAAATTTGAGTCTTTAGTCATCATTGAAACCACTGACAGCTATAAGTAGGTAGCTAGTGGCTAGTTATCAGTTTTGAGAGGTAAAGGGTAAGTGGCTAGTGACTAGTTATTTAATGGCTAGCGATCAATTATTGAGTATATGTAGCAAACAATATTCTTCTCTGCTGCTTCAACTCCCTGACCTCTCATGTTGCAGTAATTGTCCGAATTTTAATTTCTTGATAAAACTCATCTTGGGATAATTCTACTTTTGACTGTGCTGATAGAAGTAATAATGCCCAGAAAACACTAACGCGTTCTTGGACGGACGCATGGTTTGAGGTTGCAATTGCATGAGAATATTTCGCTTGAGTCCACAACTCTACCAATTGATCCAGATTAAGCCATTGCTGTTCCTGTAGTTGAGTGTTGTACGTACAAGAATTTAAAAATTGTTCGATCTCTCCTGCGACCTCGGTGAGATTTTCCTGATGCGCTAACTCTAACGCCTGACGCAGTTGCATACGCGATTGCGGAGAGAACTTACGCGTGCGGGTGTTACTCAATGCTGCTTGTTGGGAAAGTTGCAATTGATTTGCCATTAATTGCAGTTGCGCGATCAGTTCTTGCACGGTGACTCGGCGTTTTGGTGGTGGTAAAGCTGCTGGGCGGCGGCGTAATTGCTGTTCTAAGGGTAAACGGACTCGCGTGCAAGTATCGTTGGTATCTAAAAAATCATCTTCAGCTGGCTGCAGTTCAGCTTGCTGAGATTCTAGCTCAACTAGAGTGTTGGCCTTGAACAACACAAGCATTGAAGCCGATAAGAAGGCTTGCCCTGATTGTGATAAGTTTCTTTCCGAGGCTGTTTGTGTTGTTTCATCAATGGCAAAAACCACACTTAAGTAACGATCGATGACGTCAATTACTTGAACATCCCAAGGATCAATTTCTCCTTTTTCGGCAAGCTCAATCAAGTGCGTGATTTTTGCTAGTAGTTGCGCAGCGTCCATAGGTTAGAGGTCAAAGATCAGCGCTTGGACTCAGGGGATAACAGCGATTCAAAATTTCTAGTGTCATATTACTTACAACTTTTCTGCTTGCGTACTCTCAATACGTTATTGAAGAGAATTGTAGGGAATAGTAATGTTTTAAACAACGGAGAAAACATCTGAAAGTTCAGTAATAGTTGCGATCGCATTCGGACGTAGCATACAGAATGCCAGCGCCATTGCCAAAATCTTCTAAATTTTACAGGGGAATAAATCAGTCAGAGTTATCTCGTTATGATTCGGTAAGTTATCCTAACCCGTTTTAAGATCCAAATTAGGGTACAAGTAACGAGCGAGCAATATGAGTATCAGCGTAGCAGATCTTCGTAAAGACTATACTTTACAAGGCTTTCAAGAAAAAGACGCCGATCCTAATCCGTTTAAACAGTTTCAAACATGGTTTGACCAAGCATTAGCTGCTGAGTTACCTGAACCCAACGCAATGACTTTAGCAACTGCTACTCCTGATGGGTGTCCTTCGGCGCGAATGGTTCTGTTGAAAGACTTTGACGAACGCGGCTTTGTCTTTTTCACAAACTACCACAGTCAAAAAGGACAAGAACTCGCAGCAAATCCGCAAGCCGCTCTCGTTTTTTGGTGGGCAGAACTCGAACGCCAAGTCCGCATCGAAGGGCGCGTAGAAAAAACGTCTGATGCGGAATCTGAAGCATATTTTCAAAGTCGCCCGTTAAATAGTCGTTTGGGGGCTTGGGCGTCGGAACAAAGTCAAGTTATCGCAAATCGTGAAGTTTTGGAACAGCGCATGCAGGAACTTAAAAGTAAGTACGAACACGAGGAAGTTCCGCGACCACCTCACTGGGGAGGATATCGTGTCATTCCCAACACGATTGAATTTTGGCAAGGACGCCCTAGCCGACTGCACGATCGCCTGAACTATCGCCGTCAGGAAGATGGTAGTTGGTTGATTGAGCGTTTGTCTCCGTGACTAGGGGTGAGGGAAAGAGTGGTGAGGGGTTAGTGGCTAGAGAAATTTATATTAGTTTTCTTGCCAAGCTTTTTAGGTTGTTTTACTCTCAGGAGTTAAGCTTTGTGCTACTTGAGTGGTGGGATCGGGCATGAAACGGTAGCGTAAGTAGATTCCGGAAGCGACGAATAGGATGATGATGAAACCCCCAATTCCTAACGGGTTAGGTAGCCAGAAAATAGCTTCGAGGTGATTGAGTTCCCCAGGAAGCAGTCGCCATACGAGTTGTTTTTCGACAATTTCAGGCGATATGGCATTTTCGTCGGTTTCGACGCTTCTTGCGCCCCAAGGAGTATTTAAGCGAAACTCTAAATCCAGAATCTCGGTGGGGTTAACGAGGACGTTACCGTTCGTCGAGATTAAGGAAAGCGATCGCAAATCTAATTCATAAACTAAGCGATTGCGGAGCAAGAATATAAAGTTATTTTGATTGAGGTCGAGTTGCGATTGAACAACAGGTAATTCGGATGATTGGGTAACAGCAGTATTTGTTTTAGCCGTTGGATGAAAGAATTCATTAAATTTAGATACGAGTTCTGCACCGTTATTAAAAGGAATTGTGACGGTGAGTTCTTCACTAGAAACGCGCTTAACTTTGCCATCGAGTTTGCGCGCGCGACGTTCGATGCTATTTAACCATTCTGTTGCTGAATCGCCGCTAAAAGTCATGAGGCGATCGCTGAGTTTGATATGCTGGACAATTTCGCCATGATTGGGGCTATCAAAGTTGATGCTAGCTTGATACTGCACGCACCCTGAAAGCAGCAGCGATGCTAAGAGGATAATCCACAGTATCCGCCATCGTGCTAAAAATCGAAGTACTTTACGCAAAATGCGAGTTTTATGCATTGTCAAAATCGCGGACATTCATCCTCCTATCGATTTAAATCGACCATATTAACCCAGCAAGTGTTAACGCGATCGCAATGAGCGCTACCCAGATAAAGCGATTATCTTTTGTATTCACTTTACTTGGATCGAGCGGTTCAGGAATTGCGGGTGTTGGCGATGGGCGTTTTCTACTCACCGTACTACTACTTAATCGCGTTTGACTTTCATTATCAGGTAACGCGCCCAAGTCAGGAATTTGTGTTAACCATTCTTGAGGGCGTTTAAGTTGTGGTGCTTGTAATATGTAAAGTAATCGCCGCGCTTGTTTGCTGGTTTCTGGATGCGGATGGCGTTTGAGTTGTTCGCACAGTGCAATGGCTTGCTGTTGTTGTCCAGCGGCTTCATACGCTGTGACTAGCCATATTTGAATTTCTCCTCCTAACCGAGTATTTCGGGCAATAAGGGCGCTGGCTTTTTCCAAATGTTGTACCGATTCGCGGTACTTTCCCCGTTCAAACGCGGCTTTTCCTGCTTGATACTCCGTTTTTGCGATCGCTTGTGGTTCAGAAGTCACTTTTCCTATTTACAATACCTTCTTTCTTGATATTGCCACTTTCAGAAGGTTTGCGGAATCTCCAGAAGTAAAATTCTGAGAATTTTGAGTTTTAGGTAGCTGAGCTTCTACGTTCGTGCAATTTTCAATGTGCAGTTGATCGAGGTTATTTTTTTATTTCTTTGAGTATTCTAAACTAGAGTGAGCGATCGCAACTTTTGAATTTTGTTTAGTATATATTTTATACATACTAAACTTTTCGAGCAAAGAAAATCTTCCGATAGTTAGTTGCTAAAGGATTTTTTGAAAGCACAGGTGGAAATAAAACATGTTTATTAACTAATTTTTGAGAAAAGTTCTTTTCCTGCACTACTCTTACTACAAAACCAACTGATTCTAGCAACGAGGGAAAGTTATCTCCATATATTCGTAAGTGATCCCACTGACCAAATACCCTTTTTCGTTCTTCTGGAGTAATAATAGTTGAATCTTCAAATGTTTCTTTTAAATTATCTTGTTGAGGCACTGTTATTATTGCGCATCCGCCTACACTTAAAACCCGATAAATTTCTTGCATGGCCTTAGTATCATTAGGAACATGCTCGAGAACATCACAAGCTATTACCAGGTCAAAAGCTTCATCTTGTACAGCAGACATATCTGATATGTCTAGTTTCATGTCTAATCCTTCAACAAGATAGTCCGCAGTTACATACTTAGAAGCATATTTGGGAAAAGTGCTTTTGAGTGCTTTCTCAGGAGCAAAATGAAGTACTCTTTTATTTTGAACAATATCCTGGTAAGTTAATCCATTAATAGATGATAAAGCGGCAACAAGTAATCGATGGCGAACTTCTGAGCGACATTCAGGACATATGGTATACGGATGCCAACAATCACTGATAAAATGCCGACCTTGCCAACCACAAAGATTGCATTCTACAATTTTAGGATATGCAAGATAAGCGCGCTTTGATACTAACTTTAATTGGCGAAATACTTGACTTGGAAGCTTCAATACATCAGAGGAAACAGCCATAAGTCAATTCAACCTTACTTTGGTAAAGTTTGTACTATCCTGCTACAAAAATTCTATGAAGTCAATTAAGATTTATTACAAATAATTCTTATTTTTGTCGTGTTATAGGTTACTGCAACAATGGCTATTAGCTGTTAGTAGTAAGCAATTCATACTAAATAACAGTAAAGCAATGAAACGAGTAGCAATTAACGGATTTGGACGAATTGGACGCGCATTTTTGCGTATTGCTTATGGCAAACCAGATTTGGAAGTTGTCGCAATCAACGATATTGTCTTGAAACCTGACTTAGCGGCGTATTTGCTGCAATACGACTCAGTATATCGGCAGTTTCCTGCACAAGTCGGCTATGACGATACAGGGTTGATCGTTGACGGGAAGAAGATTGAACTTGTCGCGGAAAAAGATCCAGCGGCGCTTCCGTGGAAACAGATGGATATCGATGTTGTTATCGAATCTACGGGAATTTTCCGCAGTGCAGATAAAGCCGGATTGCATCTAGAAGCAGGATGTAAAAAAGTCATTATCAGTGCGCCAGCGAAGGGTTCATCTGTACCCACGTTTGTCTATGGAGTGAATCATGAAAGTTACCAGCGCGAGCGCGATTCTGTAATTTCTGCGGCTTCTTGTACAACTAACTGTCTTGCGCCGATCGCCAAAATTTTGAACGATGAATTTGGCATTGAGAAGGCGTTGATGACAACAGTTCACGCTTATACAGCCGATCAGCGGTTAGTAGATACCGGACATCCTTCCGAATGGACGCGGGGACGTGGTGCAGCGCAAAACATTGTACCAACAACAACTGGTGCAGCAACAGCAGTGGCTTTAGTATTACCGGAACTCAAAGGAAAACTCGATGGAATGGCGTTGCGCGTACCAACTCCCACAGGTTCAGTAACAGACTTAAATGCAGTGTTGCAAAAATCGGTATCGGTAGAAGAAGTAAATGATGCGTTACGCAAGTACGCAACGAAGGGAATGCGCGAGATCCTCAAAGTCAGTGAAGTTCCTTTAGTTTCTTCCGATTGTATTGGCGATCCGCATTCAGCAATTGTCAATCTTTCTTCTACAAGTGTTCTCGGCGACAACTTTGTCAAGGTGCTTGCTTACTATGACAACGAGTGGGGTTATGCAAGTCGTTTAGTAGATTTAGCAAGTTACATTTAAAACAGGGTAATAGGTAATGGGTAATGGGTAGAGAACAAACAACACTTACCTGTTACCAGTTACTAAATTATCGATATCATCAGTAAAAAAGATTTATGGTAAAAGTAGCTGAAGATCATTTCCCTTCTGCACAAGCGCGATCGCTGATTCTTTGGTTCGATCGAGTTGGTATTGCGGATATCCCTTTGGTAGGTGGTAAAAATGCCTCGTTGGGAGAGATGATTCAACAGCTAGCATCACAAGGTGTTAATGTACCGCACGGTTTTGCCACAACAGCGACAGCGTATCGCTACTTTATTCAAGCAGCAGGGTTAGACGCGAAACTACGATCGCTGTTTTCTGGTCTTGATGTTGCTGATGTGAATAATTTACGCCAAGTTGGCAAACAAGCGCGATCGCTGATTTTAAAGACGCCGTTTCCTGAAGATTTGCAGCAAGCAATTACAGATGCTTATCAAACCCTGTGCGATCGCTACGGCGCTGATACTGATGTTGCAGTACGTTCGAGTGCGACTGCTGAAGATCTACCTGATGCCAGTTTTGCCGGACAACAGGAAACTTATCTTAATATTAGTGGCATTCAAAACGTTTTAGAGGCTTGCCATCGTTGCTTTGCTTCCTTATTTACCGACCGCGCGATTTCCTATCGGCAAATTAAAGGATTCAATCACTTTGATGTAGCGCTTTCTGTCGGCGTCCAAAAAATGGTGCGTTCTGATTTAGCAACTTCTGGGGTGATGTTTTCGATTGATACGGAAACAGGTTTTTCAGATGCTGCATTAATTACAGCCGCCTATGGATTAGGTGAAAATGTTGTTCAAGGTGCGGTGAATCCAGATGAATACTATGTGTTTAAACCAACTTTAAAAGCTGGGTTTCGCCCAATTTTAGATAAAAGATTGGGAAGTAAAGAATTTAAAATGGTGTACGATGATGGTTCTAAACTCACCAAAAATATCAAAGTATCACCTGAAGAAAAAAATCAATTCGCGCTGAATGATGAAGAAATTTTACAACTCGCGCGGTGGGCGTGTTTGATTGAAGACCATTATTCGCAAGTTCGCGGTAAACCAACACCGATGGATATTGAATGGGCAAAAGATGGCATTACCCAAGAATTATTCATTGTCCAAGCACGTCCTGAAACAGTACAGTCGCAAAAAAGTACGAATGTGCTGCGTAGTTATGAGTTTACCACCGAAGTCGAGGCACAACCATTAGCAATCGGGCGGGCGGTGGGAAGTGCGATCGCCCAAGGTAAAGCTCATGTAATTACCGATGCAAGTAAAATCGATCAATTCCTACCAGGAGAAGTTTTAGTTACCGATCGCACCGATCCTGACTGGGAACCGATTATGAAAAAAGCTAGCGCCATGATTACCAATCAAGGCGGGCGGACGTGTCATGCAGCAATTATTGCACGCGAATTGGGAATTCCGGCGATCGTTGGTTGCGGTAATGCGACAACTGTGTTGCAAACAAATCAAGATATTACTATTTCTTGCGCCGAAGGTGAAGAAGGAAAAGTCTACGCAGGATTAATACCTTTTGAAGTCAAAGAAATTCCCCTAGAAAACTTACCGCGTACCCGCACGCAAATTTTAATGAATGTGGGTAATCCACAAGAAGCCTTTCGCTTAGCAGCAATTCCCAATGATGGGGTAGGATTAGCGCGATTTGAATTTATTATTGCTAACCATATTCAAGTTCACCCGCTAGCTTTATTAAAATACGACCAATTAG from Chroococcidiopsis sp. TS-821 encodes:
- the ppsA gene encoding phosphoenolpyruvate synthase; the encoded protein is MVKVAEDHFPSAQARSLILWFDRVGIADIPLVGGKNASLGEMIQQLASQGVNVPHGFATTATAYRYFIQAAGLDAKLRSLFSGLDVADVNNLRQVGKQARSLILKTPFPEDLQQAITDAYQTLCDRYGADTDVAVRSSATAEDLPDASFAGQQETYLNISGIQNVLEACHRCFASLFTDRAISYRQIKGFNHFDVALSVGVQKMVRSDLATSGVMFSIDTETGFSDAALITAAYGLGENVVQGAVNPDEYYVFKPTLKAGFRPILDKRLGSKEFKMVYDDGSKLTKNIKVSPEEKNQFALNDEEILQLARWACLIEDHYSQVRGKPTPMDIEWAKDGITQELFIVQARPETVQSQKSTNVLRSYEFTTEVEAQPLAIGRAVGSAIAQGKAHVITDASKIDQFLPGEVLVTDRTDPDWEPIMKKASAMITNQGGRTCHAAIIARELGIPAIVGCGNATTVLQTNQDITISCAEGEEGKVYAGLIPFEVKEIPLENLPRTRTQILMNVGNPQEAFRLAAIPNDGVGLARFEFIIANHIQVHPLALLKYDQLDQFVKVKIAELTALYDDKPQYFVDKLAQGVGRIAAAFYPKPVIVRMSDFKSNEYANLLGGKQFEPEEENPMLGWRGAARYYDEGYRDGFALECQAILRVREDMGLINVIPMIPFCRTPDEGRMVLAEMAKNGLKQGENGLQVYVMCELPNNIIMAEEFAEIFDGFSIGSNDLTQLTLGIDRDSALVARLFDERSEGVKRMVKMAIAAAKKYNRKIGICGQAPSDYPEFAQFLVEQGIDSISLNPDSVLKTMLMVAEAEKNN